The Streptomyces spororaveus genome includes a region encoding these proteins:
- a CDS encoding GNAT family N-acetyltransferase, with product MPVPVHLAGRTVRLEPLAPHHTEALAVAGAEDRTTYAFTPVPHGVQASHEYIERALADQAAGRSLPFAVVRATDGRVVGSTRFLELDYWQGPLVWPAVPGVPFGDPATAIPDAAEIGNTWLSPGAQGTGINTEAKLLMLRHAFETWGVRRISLRADARNGRSRAAMERLGFTCEGVRRAHSRGLDGAVRSTAFYSILDEEWPAVRSIIELRLSAGAQRKRRRKTLIPA from the coding sequence GTGCCCGTACCCGTACACCTCGCGGGCCGCACCGTGCGGCTCGAGCCCCTCGCCCCCCACCACACCGAGGCTCTGGCCGTGGCCGGGGCCGAGGATCGTACGACTTACGCCTTCACTCCCGTGCCCCACGGTGTGCAGGCGTCACACGAGTACATCGAACGTGCCCTCGCCGATCAGGCAGCGGGTCGATCGCTCCCGTTCGCGGTGGTCAGAGCCACCGACGGGCGGGTCGTCGGTTCGACCCGGTTCCTGGAACTCGACTACTGGCAGGGGCCTCTGGTCTGGCCCGCCGTGCCCGGAGTCCCGTTCGGCGATCCGGCGACGGCGATCCCCGATGCCGCCGAGATCGGCAATACCTGGCTGTCCCCGGGCGCCCAGGGGACCGGCATCAACACCGAGGCGAAGCTGCTCATGCTCCGCCATGCCTTCGAGACCTGGGGGGTACGGCGCATCTCGCTGCGCGCCGACGCGCGCAACGGCCGGTCGCGGGCGGCCATGGAACGTCTGGGCTTCACCTGCGAGGGGGTCCGCCGGGCCCATTCGCGGGGGCTGGACGGCGCCGTCCGCAGTACGGCCTTCTACTCGATCCTCGACGAGGAGTGGCCGGCCGTACGGTCGATCATCGAGCTGAGGCTGTCGGCGGGCGCGCAGCGCAAGCGCCGCCGCAAGACCCTGATCCCCGCCTGA